The stretch of DNA CTCTGTCAATTTCGCCAGGACACCGTCCACGTCCTGCCAGTCGAAGCTCAGCGATGCAGCGCGTTTCTGCAATTTGCCGGCCCTTTCAAGCGCAGGCATGGCCCGTGGCACATCATCCATCACGCTCACAAAAGCCTGATCCGCCCTGGACTGACGTTCGGCGTTTTTGATCAGTTCCCAGTTTTTCTCGACCTGCTCGGCGGTCAGGTCTGATGGTTGACCAAAACTTTCCAGTGTGCCATCCGGAAAAATATGCGGATGACGGTGCAACAGTTTACCGACGATTCCATCGGCAACATCTGCGATATCAAACAATTTCTGTTCCTGGGCAATACGTGCATAAAACACCACCTGAAACAGCAAATCACCCAGCTCATCCCGGATTTTTGCGGCATCACCTTCATCAATGGCATCGATCACTTCGTACACTTCTTCCAGAGTGTGGCGCTTTAACGACTCCAGTGTCTGCTTGCGATCCCAGGCACAGCCGTGCTCCGGGTCGCGCAAATCCGCCATTAACTCAACCAATCGGGCAAATGACTGAGTCTGTCGTCGTTTATCGTTCACGCTTGGGTGTCCTGTCGGTGGGCATCGATTACGCTTTCCAGGTCATTCAAATGATCAAGAGCGCGCGCCAGACTGTTGAATGACGACACTTCAATTTCAAGCTGCATGACAGCTGTTCCTTCACGCCTGTCGCTGCGGGTGGCAATTGAGAGTACGTATATGGACTCCCTGGCCAGTATGGTAGTGACATCCAGCAACAAACCCGCCCGATCGCGTGCCAGAATCTCGATATTTACGATGACCGGCGATGTATCCGTCAAAGACTCGTCAGCACGTTCTGAAAACAGATCGTCATGCGATATCAACGGCAGTACCTGATTTGTAATCTCGATAACCTCATCCACCTCGATTGCACCGGTACCGACTGAAATAAAAAGGCCGTCAACGTTCTTGCAACCAAGACGCCGTGCTATCTCTTCGTAAGCGATATCCGGCATCGCCAGGCGACTGAATTCAGTGTTCAGCCATTGACGACCGAACTCCAGATTCTCTTCACGCGATCCACTTTTGAACCATTGCACCAATTTCGCCCGGGCTCTGGGAGTATTGACATACCCAAGGTGCGGCTTCAGCCACTCACGGCTCGGCTCATTCAGGTCGCTGGACAAAACTTCAACTCTATCACCCGTTTTGAGTCGGTAGTTCAAGGGCACCAACTTATCGTTGACTCTAGCACCTGAGCAGTGATTTCCGACCTCTGTGTGCACATAGTAGGCAAAGTCGAGGGGCGTGGCACCTGCCATGAGGTCAACTACATGACCTTCGGGTGTGAA from Pseudohongiella spirulinae encodes:
- the mazG gene encoding nucleoside triphosphate pyrophosphohydrolase, whose translation is MNDKRRQTQSFARLVELMADLRDPEHGCAWDRKQTLESLKRHTLEEVYEVIDAIDEGDAAKIRDELGDLLFQVVFYARIAQEQKLFDIADVADGIVGKLLHRHPHIFPDGTLESFGQPSDLTAEQVEKNWELIKNAERQSRADQAFVSVMDDVPRAMPALERAGKLQKRAASLSFDWQDVDGVLAKLTEEIDELRSAISSGNARQQSHELGDVLFTCVNLARHLKLDPEGAVRDANARFENRFRFLEDRAAHQGVSVSDVPIDRLEIWWCDAKAQER